In Brevibacterium zhoupengii, the following are encoded in one genomic region:
- the gcvP gene encoding aminomethyl-transferring glycine dehydrogenase produces MTSSLAHTSSLAHTTAPTGDTQRPFSDRHIGPRADDTAAMLAELGYDSLEALSSAAVPESIQIDGLDLPTGRSEAEVLDDLRAIAGQNVMRTQMIGQGYYDTITPAVIRRNLVENPAWYTAYTPYQPEISQGRLEALLNFQQVVQDLTGLDIANASLLDEATAVAEAVLLMRRAVKKGTTVVLDSELHPQTIAVVRARAKAMDFRVTVADLAEGLAGEDIFGIVCAQPGTTGVIRDFTEAVDGAHDRGALVTFDADLLALTLLKDPASQGADISVGSAQRFGVPLFFGGPHAGFMAVKSGLQRQLPGRLVGVSKDAQGKPGYRLALQTREQHIRRQKATSNICTAQALLANVASMYAVYHGPVGLTRIASRIHRLAQAFATAADTAPGAEVVTREFFDTVAIRVADAEAARVVSERAGFNIRVIDDSTIGVSFGESHSVADANGLLEALGIIARVDEADFEAASAGTFGANHVPTPAFDEKFHRTTEFLTHPIFSAHGSETSMMRYLRTLADRDLALDRTMIPLGSCTMKLNAAAEMEPITWPEFASIHPFAPAEQTHGWRTLITRLENSLVEVTGYDRVSLQPNAGSQGELAGLLAIRNFHVANGDTDRDVVLIPQSAHGTNAASAVLAGLKVQVIATAEDGSVDIADLDAKIEKNADKLAAIMITYPSTNGIFESEVRDVCEKIHAAGGQVYVDGANLNAMVGLAKPGEFGGDVSHLNLHKTFCIPHGGGGPGVGPVAVREHLAPYLPGDPTSAELVAGKEDAHELPISASMFGSAGVLPISFAYLELMGGDGLREASRAALLGANYLASKLHDVFPILYSGEHGLVGHETILDLRELTAKSGVTAEDVAKRLIDFGFHAPTLAFPVPGTLMVEPTESEDKDELDRFIEAMRTIRAEIDAIGDTYSYEESPLAGAPHPATVVMDDWDAKYSRETAVFPVKGLRQTKYFPPVSRIDGAYGDRNLVCSCPPPEAFEDNEEEDD; encoded by the coding sequence GAACTCGGCTACGACTCCCTCGAAGCGCTCTCCAGTGCAGCCGTCCCAGAATCCATTCAGATCGACGGACTCGACCTGCCCACCGGTCGCTCCGAGGCCGAGGTCCTCGACGACCTCCGCGCAATCGCCGGCCAGAACGTCATGCGCACGCAGATGATCGGTCAGGGCTACTACGACACGATCACCCCGGCCGTCATCCGCCGCAACCTGGTCGAGAATCCCGCCTGGTACACCGCCTACACTCCGTACCAGCCCGAGATCTCCCAGGGTCGCCTCGAAGCCCTGCTCAACTTCCAGCAGGTCGTCCAGGATCTCACCGGCCTCGACATCGCCAACGCCTCCCTCCTCGATGAGGCCACCGCCGTCGCCGAGGCGGTCCTGTTGATGCGTCGGGCCGTGAAGAAGGGGACAACCGTCGTCCTCGACTCCGAACTCCACCCGCAGACCATCGCCGTCGTCCGTGCCCGCGCGAAGGCCATGGACTTCCGCGTCACCGTCGCTGACCTGGCCGAAGGACTCGCAGGCGAGGACATCTTCGGCATCGTCTGCGCCCAGCCCGGCACCACCGGCGTCATCCGCGACTTCACCGAGGCCGTCGACGGCGCCCATGATCGCGGCGCCCTCGTCACCTTCGACGCCGACCTGCTGGCCCTGACCCTGCTCAAGGATCCCGCCTCTCAGGGCGCCGACATCTCCGTGGGCTCGGCCCAGCGCTTCGGTGTTCCCCTGTTCTTCGGCGGACCTCACGCTGGCTTCATGGCGGTGAAGTCCGGTCTCCAGCGTCAGCTGCCCGGCCGCCTCGTCGGTGTCTCCAAGGACGCCCAGGGCAAGCCCGGTTACCGTCTGGCCCTGCAGACCCGCGAACAGCACATCCGCCGCCAGAAGGCCACGTCCAACATCTGCACCGCTCAGGCTCTGCTGGCCAACGTCGCCTCGATGTACGCCGTCTATCACGGTCCCGTCGGCCTGACCCGTATCGCCTCCCGCATCCACCGCCTGGCCCAGGCCTTCGCGACCGCCGCGGACACCGCACCCGGCGCCGAGGTGGTCACCCGTGAGTTCTTCGACACCGTGGCCATCCGCGTCGCCGACGCAGAAGCCGCCCGAGTCGTGTCCGAACGCGCCGGCTTCAACATCCGCGTCATCGACGACTCCACCATCGGCGTCTCCTTCGGCGAGTCCCACTCGGTCGCCGATGCCAACGGCCTGCTCGAAGCTCTGGGCATCATCGCCCGGGTCGATGAGGCGGACTTCGAAGCCGCCTCGGCGGGCACATTCGGAGCCAACCACGTACCCACCCCGGCCTTCGACGAGAAGTTCCACCGCACCACCGAGTTCCTCACCCACCCGATCTTCAGCGCACACGGCTCCGAGACCTCGATGATGCGTTACCTGCGCACTCTGGCCGACCGGGACCTGGCACTGGACCGGACGATGATCCCACTGGGCTCGTGCACGATGAAGCTCAACGCCGCGGCAGAGATGGAACCCATCACCTGGCCCGAGTTCGCCTCCATCCACCCCTTCGCTCCGGCCGAGCAGACGCATGGCTGGCGCACCCTCATCACCCGCCTGGAGAACTCGCTCGTCGAGGTCACCGGCTATGACCGTGTGTCCCTGCAGCCCAACGCCGGCTCCCAGGGCGAACTGGCCGGACTGCTCGCGATCCGCAACTTCCACGTCGCCAACGGCGACACCGACCGTGACGTTGTCCTCATCCCGCAGTCGGCCCACGGCACCAACGCCGCCTCGGCAGTCCTGGCCGGACTCAAGGTCCAGGTCATCGCGACCGCCGAAGACGGATCGGTCGACATCGCCGACCTCGATGCGAAGATCGAGAAGAACGCGGACAAGCTCGCCGCGATCATGATCACCTACCCGTCGACCAACGGAATCTTCGAATCCGAGGTCCGTGACGTCTGCGAGAAGATCCACGCAGCCGGCGGCCAGGTCTACGTCGACGGTGCGAACCTCAACGCCATGGTCGGACTGGCCAAGCCCGGCGAATTCGGCGGCGACGTCTCCCACCTCAACCTGCACAAGACCTTCTGCATCCCTCACGGCGGCGGCGGACCCGGAGTCGGACCTGTCGCGGTGCGCGAGCACCTCGCCCCGTACCTGCCCGGCGATCCCACCTCGGCGGAACTCGTGGCAGGGAAGGAAGACGCTCACGAACTGCCGATCTCGGCCTCGATGTTCGGCTCCGCCGGCGTCCTGCCGATCAGCTTCGCCTACCTCGAACTCATGGGCGGCGACGGTCTGCGTGAGGCCTCCCGTGCCGCACTCCTGGGCGCGAACTACCTGGCGTCCAAGCTCCACGACGTGTTCCCCATCCTCTACTCGGGTGAGCACGGACTCGTCGGCCACGAGACGATCCTCGACCTGCGTGAGCTGACCGCGAAGTCCGGCGTCACCGCCGAGGATGTGGCCAAACGCCTCATCGACTTCGGCTTCCACGCCCCGACCCTGGCGTTCCCGGTCCCCGGGACCCTCATGGTCGAACCGACCGAGTCCGAGGACAAGGACGAACTCGACCGCTTCATCGAAGCCATGCGCACCATCCGCGCAGAGATCGATGCCATCGGCGACACCTACTCCTACGAAGAGTCACCTCTGGCCGGTGCCCCGCACCCGGCCACCGTGGTCATGGATGACTGGGACGCCAAGTACTCCCGCGAAACGGCCGTGTTCCCGGTCAAGGGATTGCGCCAGACCAAGTACTTCCCACCGGTGAGCCGGATTGACGGTGCCTACGGCGACCGCAACCTGGTGTGCAGCTGCCCACCGCCAGAGGCCTTCGAAGACAATGAGGAAGAGGACGACTGA
- a CDS encoding aminomethyltransferase family protein: MSTDNSPRETPLHDIHAQLGASFTDFGGWDMPLKYGSELAEHRAVREAAGIFDLSHMGEVRLTGSDAAAFLDYALVAKYSKMKIGKAKYGVLVNEAGYLLDDLITYRIGDEEFLIVPNASNTPTVVATLKERLQAFLRDESPGADAKLFDESEDTALIAVQGPNSEAIILRALDEGAHGEFGPATTSADGSSANDAAVDGSADDSSVNSTGITVGEAVRELKYYAWMPLTIAGIDLMLARTGYTGEDGFELYIPNIAAQRLWETLTTAGVDYGLVPCGLASRDSLRLEAGMPLYGNELSLETSPFDVGLGRMIGFKTKENFAARDALAKLGETEPPRVLVGLTSAGRRAARSGASVFASADEVGAEGSTAVGTITSGQPSPTLGHPIALAFLDRGLADPGTPVFVDIRGKAHEFSVTELPFYKRDEN; encoded by the coding sequence ATGAGTACTGATAATTCGCCGCGGGAGACTCCGCTGCACGATATCCACGCCCAGCTGGGCGCATCCTTCACCGACTTCGGCGGCTGGGACATGCCGCTGAAGTACGGGTCCGAACTGGCTGAGCACCGCGCGGTGCGCGAAGCCGCAGGCATCTTCGACCTCTCCCATATGGGCGAAGTCCGCCTCACCGGCTCCGACGCTGCCGCATTCCTCGACTACGCACTCGTGGCGAAGTACTCGAAGATGAAGATCGGCAAGGCCAAATACGGTGTGCTCGTCAACGAGGCAGGCTACCTCCTCGATGACCTCATCACCTACCGGATCGGCGACGAAGAGTTCCTCATCGTCCCCAACGCCTCGAACACCCCGACCGTCGTCGCGACCCTGAAGGAACGACTGCAGGCCTTCCTGCGGGACGAATCCCCGGGAGCCGATGCCAAACTCTTCGACGAGTCCGAAGACACTGCCCTCATCGCCGTACAGGGGCCGAACTCCGAGGCCATCATCCTCCGCGCCCTCGACGAGGGTGCACATGGGGAATTCGGGCCAGCGACCACCTCGGCGGACGGATCATCAGCAAACGATGCAGCCGTCGACGGCTCCGCGGATGATTCCTCGGTGAACTCAACCGGAATCACCGTCGGCGAGGCGGTCCGGGAGCTGAAGTACTACGCGTGGATGCCGCTGACGATCGCAGGCATCGACCTGATGCTGGCACGCACCGGCTACACCGGCGAAGACGGCTTCGAGCTCTACATTCCCAACATCGCCGCACAGCGCCTGTGGGAGACCCTGACGACTGCCGGAGTCGACTACGGCCTCGTGCCCTGCGGCCTGGCCTCGCGTGACTCGCTGCGTTTGGAAGCGGGCATGCCGCTCTACGGCAACGAACTCAGCCTCGAGACCTCGCCCTTCGACGTCGGACTCGGCCGCATGATCGGGTTCAAGACGAAGGAGAACTTCGCTGCCCGTGACGCGTTGGCCAAGCTGGGGGAGACCGAGCCTCCGCGTGTGCTCGTGGGACTCACCTCCGCAGGTCGTCGTGCCGCACGATCCGGTGCCAGCGTCTTCGCCTCGGCAGACGAGGTCGGCGCCGAGGGCAGCACCGCCGTCGGCACCATCACCTCCGGACAGCCCTCGCCGACGTTGGGCCACCCCATTGCTCTGGCGTTCCTCGACCGCGGACTCGCCGATCCCGGCACGCCCGTATTCGTGGACATCCGCGGCAAGGCACATGAGTTCTCTGTGACCGAGCTGCCGTTCTACAAACGCGACGAGAACTGA
- the gcvH gene encoding glycine cleavage system protein GcvH, translating to MAQLPPLPQNFTYSAEHEWINAGADAIVGNTVKIGITAVAADALGEVVYVDLPEVGDTVTAGETCGEVESTKSVSDLYCPVTGEVTAINEAATDNPGVLNSDPYGDGWLFEVNVNELGEVMDAAGYAEANSL from the coding sequence ATGGCGCAATTGCCCCCGCTCCCACAGAACTTCACCTACTCCGCTGAGCACGAGTGGATCAACGCCGGAGCCGACGCCATTGTCGGCAACACGGTGAAGATCGGCATCACCGCAGTCGCCGCTGACGCCCTCGGCGAGGTCGTCTACGTGGACCTGCCTGAGGTCGGTGACACCGTCACCGCCGGCGAGACCTGCGGTGAGGTCGAATCAACCAAGTCGGTCTCCGACCTCTACTGCCCAGTCACCGGCGAGGTCACGGCCATCAACGAGGCCGCCACGGACAACCCCGGCGTGCTCAACTCCGACCCCTACGGCGACGGCTGGCTGTTCGAAGTCAACGTCAACGAACTGGGCGAAGTGATGGACGCAGCAGGCTACGCAGAGGCCAACTCCCTCTGA
- a CDS encoding L-serine ammonia-lyase, with the protein MPLSVFDLFTVGIGPSSSHTVGPMRAASSFLTLLGDKLGSVASIKVDVFGSLAATGAGHGTFDAILIGLEGCAPDAVEANELTARRTRMSETGTIFLGDAVGDGVEIAFTEDDMVKRPLTIKPRHTNAMTITAFDAEGQTLAEETYYSVGGGFVTSETEFVEKEQAAEAADAAESVDDDSVDDENDDPSNSDEVAGGDPEFAVADAVIDAELQSYSEELPYPFHSAVELLQRCKDSDMSIAEIMLANEKSMRDEDEIRHGLLHIYSVMEECASASLDRSGYLPGGLKVRRRAHDWYLKLKAEDPDRDPGYYLEWVNLIAMAVNEENASGGRVVTAPTNGAAGIIPAVLHYALNYVESVTKGGEAAKHAAIVDFLLTSAAVGVLYKERASISGAEVGCQGEVGSASSMAAGGLAAIMGGTPEQIENAAEIAMEHNLGLTCDPISGLVQVPCIERNAIAAGKAINASRMALWGDGQHRVSLDEVIETMRQTGADMSSKYKETAQGGLAVNVVEC; encoded by the coding sequence ATGCCATTGAGCGTCTTCGATCTCTTTACCGTCGGCATCGGCCCGTCGAGTTCCCACACCGTCGGCCCGATGCGAGCGGCATCGAGCTTCCTCACACTTCTGGGCGACAAGCTGGGATCCGTTGCAAGCATCAAGGTTGATGTCTTCGGATCCCTCGCCGCCACCGGTGCCGGACACGGCACCTTCGACGCCATCCTGATCGGCCTGGAAGGCTGTGCACCCGACGCCGTCGAAGCCAATGAACTCACCGCCCGCCGGACCCGCATGTCCGAAACCGGGACGATCTTCCTCGGCGACGCAGTCGGGGACGGCGTCGAAATCGCCTTCACTGAGGACGACATGGTCAAGCGTCCCCTGACCATCAAGCCTCGCCACACGAACGCCATGACCATCACAGCCTTCGACGCCGAAGGCCAGACCCTGGCCGAAGAGACCTACTATTCCGTCGGCGGCGGCTTCGTCACCTCCGAGACCGAGTTCGTGGAGAAGGAGCAGGCCGCCGAGGCTGCCGACGCAGCCGAATCAGTCGACGACGATTCCGTCGATGATGAGAACGATGATCCCTCGAACTCTGACGAGGTTGCCGGGGGTGATCCTGAGTTCGCCGTTGCCGACGCAGTCATCGACGCCGAGCTGCAGTCCTACAGCGAAGAGCTCCCATACCCCTTCCACTCGGCCGTCGAGCTCCTGCAGCGTTGCAAGGACAGCGACATGTCGATTGCCGAGATCATGCTCGCCAACGAGAAGTCGATGCGCGATGAGGACGAGATCCGTCACGGCCTCCTCCACATCTACTCCGTGATGGAAGAATGCGCCTCGGCGTCTCTGGACCGTTCGGGCTACCTGCCGGGCGGGCTCAAGGTGCGCAGGCGCGCCCACGACTGGTACCTCAAGCTCAAGGCCGAGGATCCCGACCGCGACCCCGGCTACTACTTGGAGTGGGTCAACCTCATCGCCATGGCCGTCAACGAGGAGAACGCCTCGGGCGGACGCGTCGTCACCGCACCGACGAACGGTGCTGCCGGCATCATCCCCGCAGTCCTCCACTATGCACTCAACTACGTGGAGTCGGTGACCAAGGGCGGCGAAGCTGCCAAGCACGCGGCGATCGTGGACTTCCTGCTCACCTCGGCGGCGGTGGGTGTCCTCTATAAGGAGAGAGCATCCATCTCCGGCGCCGAGGTGGGCTGCCAGGGCGAGGTCGGATCCGCCTCCTCGATGGCTGCCGGGGGACTGGCCGCGATCATGGGCGGCACCCCGGAGCAGATCGAGAACGCCGCCGAGATCGCCATGGAGCACAACCTGGGCCTGACGTGCGACCCCATCTCCGGGCTCGTGCAGGTCCCCTGCATCGAACGCAACGCGATTGCGGCAGGCAAGGCCATCAACGCCTCACGGATGGCACTGTGGGGCGATGGCCAGCACCGGGTCAGCCTCGACGAGGTGATTGAGACGATGCGCCAGACAGGTGCGGACATGAGCTCGAAGTACAAGGAGACAGCGCAGGGCGGCCTCGCCGTCAACGTCGTCGAATGCTGA
- the ectA gene encoding diaminobutyrate acetyltransferase → MWRLAKDSAVLDLNSSYSYILWCRDFSATSTIARIGGEPAGFVTGYTRPDRPNTLMIWQVAVSSDFRGHGLAKTMLNELADRTNALRLETTITDDNDASNRLFQSFAEQRDANCERSALITPELYPDGHDTEYLYEIAPL, encoded by the coding sequence ATGTGGAGACTGGCTAAAGATTCGGCCGTTCTCGACCTGAACTCCTCGTACTCCTACATTCTGTGGTGCCGAGACTTCTCGGCCACCTCGACGATCGCGCGAATCGGCGGAGAGCCCGCCGGATTCGTCACCGGCTACACCCGCCCGGATCGGCCTAACACGCTCATGATCTGGCAGGTCGCAGTCTCGTCGGACTTCCGCGGACACGGATTGGCGAAGACCATGCTCAACGAGCTGGCCGATCGCACCAATGCGCTCCGCCTGGAGACGACGATCACCGATGACAACGACGCTTCAAACCGTCTGTTCCAGTCATTCGCCGAGCAGCGTGACGCAAATTGCGAACGTAGCGCGCTGATCACTCCGGAACTGTACCCGGACGGTCACGACACAGAATACCTGTACGAAATCGCACCACTGTGA
- the ectB gene encoding diaminobutyrate--2-oxoglutarate transaminase, translating to MTDNSKTTKPDIFETRESEVRGYSRSWPATFAKAQGAKQWGEDGKEFIDFFSGAGALNYGHNNPVVMNPLIEYLQSGAVLHSLDMKTPAKREFLETFQDLILKPRGLDYTVMFPGPTGTNTVEAALKLARKVTGRQHMLSFTNAFHGMTLGSLSVTGNSMKREGAGIPLTNSSKIPYDDYFDGEIPDFLWLEKVLEDSGSGVDKPAAVIVETVQGEGGLRAARAEWLRALSELTKKHDILLIVDDVQAGCGRTGSFFSFEEAGIEPDIVCLSKSISGSGLPMALTLFRPELDVWEPGEHNGTFRGNNPAFVTATAAIKNFWADNTFQNELADTIAALHQRLDSIVEKAEGASIRGRGLLAGLHFEDAEVAGKVAAEAFDNGLLLETSGPKDEVTKIMPPLTISSHDLEQGLDIIEAAVLKFAPAAEPAAV from the coding sequence ATGACCGACAACTCTAAGACCACGAAGCCCGACATCTTCGAAACCCGCGAATCAGAGGTGCGTGGATACTCGCGCTCCTGGCCCGCCACCTTCGCCAAGGCACAGGGTGCGAAGCAGTGGGGCGAAGACGGCAAGGAATTCATCGATTTCTTCTCCGGCGCTGGAGCCCTCAACTACGGGCACAACAACCCCGTCGTCATGAACCCTCTCATCGAGTACCTCCAGTCGGGTGCAGTCCTGCACTCGCTGGACATGAAGACCCCAGCCAAGCGTGAGTTCCTCGAGACCTTCCAGGACCTCATCCTCAAGCCACGCGGACTCGACTACACCGTGATGTTCCCTGGGCCAACGGGAACCAACACCGTCGAGGCTGCCCTCAAGCTGGCTCGTAAGGTCACCGGACGTCAGCACATGCTGTCCTTCACCAACGCATTCCACGGGATGACCCTGGGATCGCTGTCGGTGACCGGCAACTCGATGAAGCGCGAAGGCGCAGGCATCCCGCTGACCAACAGCTCGAAGATTCCCTACGACGACTACTTCGATGGCGAGATCCCGGACTTCCTGTGGCTCGAGAAGGTCCTCGAAGACTCCGGCTCCGGCGTCGACAAGCCAGCCGCTGTCATCGTTGAGACCGTGCAGGGTGAAGGCGGCCTCCGTGCCGCACGCGCCGAATGGCTGCGCGCTCTGTCCGAGCTGACCAAGAAGCACGACATCCTGCTCATCGTCGATGACGTGCAGGCCGGCTGTGGCCGTACCGGATCCTTCTTCAGCTTCGAAGAGGCCGGCATCGAGCCAGACATCGTCTGCCTGTCGAAGTCGATCTCCGGCTCGGGTCTGCCGATGGCGCTGACCCTCTTCCGTCCTGAGCTCGATGTTTGGGAGCCGGGCGAGCACAACGGAACCTTCCGCGGAAACAACCCCGCATTCGTCACGGCGACCGCCGCGATCAAGAACTTCTGGGCCGACAACACCTTCCAGAACGAATTGGCCGACACCATCGCCGCACTGCACCAGCGCCTCGACTCGATCGTGGAGAAGGCTGAGGGAGCATCCATCCGTGGACGTGGCCTCCTCGCCGGACTCCACTTCGAGGATGCCGAGGTCGCCGGCAAGGTGGCAGCAGAAGCCTTCGACAACGGCCTGCTCCTCGAGACCTCAGGTCCCAAGGATGAGGTTACGAAGATCATGCCTCCGCTGACCATCTCCTCGCACGATCTGGAGCAGGGTCTCGACATCATCGAGGCTGCTGTGCTGAAGTTCGCTCCGGCCGCAGAACCTGCGGCGGTCTGA